The Podospora pseudocomata strain CBS 415.72m chromosome 1 map unlocalized CBS415.72m_1, whole genome shotgun sequence genome has a segment encoding these proteins:
- a CDS encoding uncharacterized protein (EggNog:ENOG503NZWV; COG:S): protein MADADKPIATTSENVVEKPRRRGCVGHCVRFWWVYLIVLIVLTVILVPVILLVAVPKIAQSKLDDAELIINGITVTDTQTEKMTMSIDSTIKSDGKVHATIEPFLGVMYLEDIPSHIPFASINFPETTSEALQQVKVTQTLEIKDVDALTTFNTWLLANETLRVTVFGETGIHVKGISRRYPVTFKKTIEMPGLQMLRGTSVNETTINLDPVYNFNATTWIPNRSLVSFELGNATFHNYLDGKEIGTVYIDNLFLKAGEVTKADMRATIENAPVLEALGKSPACDKDNGWLDFEIRGKTVNNKGQDLPYFADALAADTQTIPIDIGGTIQRSLGLTIPCGGLDGGDHSD, encoded by the exons ATGGCCGACGCCGACAAGCCCATCGCTACCACTAGCGAGAATGTTGTTGAGAAGCCGCGGAGACGCGGATGTGTAGGACACTGCGTCAGATTCTGGTGGGTGTACTTGATCGTCCTCATCGTTCTTACTGTCATTCTTGTGCCAGTCAT TCTCCTGGTCGCCGTTCCCAAGATTGCTCAGTCCAAGCTTGATGACGCCGAGCTCATTATCAACGGCATCACTGTCACCGATACCCAGACCGAGAAGATGACCATGTCTATCGACAGCACCATCAAGAGTGATGGCAAGGTTCACGCCACCATTGAGCCCTTCCTCGGGGTCATGTACCTCGAGGATATCCCTTCGCACATTCCTTTCGCCAGCATCAACTTCCCCGAGACCACCAGCGAGGCCCTTCAGCAGGTCAAGGTTACCCAGACCCTCGAGATCAAGGATGTGGATGCCCTGACCACCTTCAACACATGGCTGCTCGCCAACGAGACCCTCAGAGTAACCGTCTTTGGTGAGACTGGTATTCACGTCAAGGGCATCTCTAGACGCTATCCCGTTACTTTCAAGAAGACCATCGAGATGCCCGGCCTCCAGATGCTTCGGGGCACTTCTGTCAACGAGACCACGATCAACCTCGATCCCGTGTATAACTTCAACGCAACAACCTGGATTCCCAACCGCTCTCTTGTGTCTTTCGAACTT GGCAATGCCACCTTCCACAACTACCTTGACGGCAAGGAGATTGGTACCGTCTATATTGACAACCTCTTCCTTAAAGCCGGCGAGGTCACCAAGGCCGACATGCGCGCCACCATTGAGAATGCACCCGTACTTGAGGCCCTCGGAAAGTCTCCCGCTTGCGACAAGGACAATGGATGGCTCGACTTCGAAATTCGTGGCAAGACCGTCAACAACAAGGGCCAAGACCTTCCCTACTTCGCCGACGCTTTGGCTGCAGACACCCAGACCATTCCTATCGATATCGGCGGCACGATTCAGCGGTCTTTGGGTCTCACTATTCCCTGCGGCGGCCTCGACGGCGGTGATCATTCTGATTAA
- a CDS encoding uncharacterized protein (COG:K; EggNog:ENOG503P2V2), protein MGLVVYESSDEDEEAQPLPEPQVTKPPAKPIAPEVKDAPQQTPSFPPKQPSPPPQPLPQPSKQSPPLGPVLGPALGPSLPSSNTLPEPEDMEMTIPLDPFPPPRSPYSTNRALIQSLTLPPNPDTFIPPSPPLSPTLLPQINSLTAKFDNFLKLKREKNIHFNERIAQSHGLRNPAVMEQLLTFAGIGTSFDGDDGGGKGTEQYATTLSKELWDPLTGFPGWAYKDALWKTQIKTRKERERGRGERVEFVSAGTATAGGDSGVLPDLRTGLSGEERFGRKRKGRY, encoded by the exons ATGGGTTTGGTGGTATACGAAAGcagtgacgaggacgaggaagccCAACCGCTCCCCGAGCCTCAG GTCACAAAACCACCAGCCAAACCCATCGCACCAGAAGTAAAAGATGCGCCCCAACAAACACCCTCGTTcccacccaaacaaccctcaccaccacctcaacccttGCCCCAGCCATCAAAACAGTCACCACCCCTCGGCCCTGTCTTAGGCCCCGCCCTCGGcccttccctcccatcaTCGAACACCCTCCCCGAACCAGAAGACATGGAAATGACCATCCCCCtcgaccccttccccccccctcgaTCCCCCTACTCCACCAACCGCGCCCTAATCCAAAGCCttaccctccctcccaatcccGACACCTtcatccctccctccccgcccctttctccaaccctcctcccacaaatCAACTCCCTAACTGCCAAATTCGACAACTTCCTCAAACTCAAACGGGAGAAAAACATTCACTTCAACGAACGTATCGCGCAATCCCACGGCCTGAGAAACCCAGCAGTGATGGAGCAGCTGCTGACGTTTGCCGGGATCGGGACGAGTTTTGACGGGGATGATGGCGGAGGGAAAGGAACGGAGCAGTATGCTACCACCCTGAGTAAAGAGCTCTGGGATCCGCTGACGGGGTTTCCCGGGTGGGCGTACAAGGATGCGTTGTGGAAGACTCAGATTAAGActaggaaggagagggagagggggaggggggagagggttgagtTTGTGAGCGCTGGGACAGCAACGGCGGGGGGTGATAGTGGGGTGTTGCCAGATTTGAGGACGGGTCTGTCGGGGGAGGAACGgtttgggaggaagaggaaggggaggtatTGA
- the PRE4 gene encoding Proteasome subunit beta type-7 (COG:O; BUSCO:EOG09263XZN; MEROPS:MER0001711; EggNog:ENOG503NUK4) produces the protein MDHRPQAWGRPRDDVYGAYDASYLNNSGPRTVTQSPVVTGTSVIAIKYKDGVVMAADNLASYGSLARFTDVKRLRTFLDTTVIGFGGDVSDMQFLDRHLKELATDESYEVEPTLDDQDDEESSSSKPGHLNAANLFKYLQKLMYQRRNSFDPLWNQILVAGLDSDSKPFLASVDLRGTSFTSPSLATGFGAALAQPIMRKYAGTEEDAAKLTREQAVEVVKECMKVLFYRDARSLDRYSIAVVNKDGIELKEDEQLEKQSWAFAERIKGYGTQTV, from the exons ATGGATCACCGCCCGCAAGCCTGGGGTCGT CCCAGAGATGATGTCTACGGCGCCTACGATGCCTCctacctcaacaacagcggTCCCAGAACCGTCACACAATCACCCGTCGTAACAGGCACCTCGGTCATCGCAATCAAGTACAAGGACGGCGTCGTTATGGCGGCCGATAACCTGG CCTCCTACGGCTCTCTCGCCCGCTTCACCGACGTCAAGCGCCTCCGCACCTTCCTCGACACAACCGTCATCGGCTTCGGCGGCGACGTTTCCGACATGCAGTTCCTCGACCGCCACCTCAAAGAGCTAGCCACCGACGAATCCTACGAGGTGGAACCAACCCTCGACGAccaagacgacgaagaatcctcctcttccaaacCCGGCCACCTCAACGCAGCCAACCTCTTCAAGTACCTCCAAAAGCTCATGTACCAACGCCGCAACTCGTTCGACCCCCTCTGGAACCAGATCCTCGTTGCCGGGCTCGACTCGGACTCGAAACCCTTCCTCGCTTCTGTTGACTTGAGGGGAACATCTTTCACTTCCCCGTCGTTGGCTACCGGGTTTGGCGCGGCGTTGGCTCAGCCCATTATGCGCAAGTACGCTGGCACAGAGGAGGACGCTGCCAAGCTTACGAGGGagcaggcggtggaggtggtcaaggagTGCATGAAGGTGCTTTTCTACCGTGATGCTAGGTCGCTGGATCGGTATTCCATTGCGGTGGTGAACAAGGATGGGAttgagctcaaggaggatgagcagcTCGAGAAGCAGAGTTGGGCGTTTGCTGAGCGGATCAAGGGGTATGGTACTCAAACTGTCTaa
- the GFA1 gene encoding glutamine--fructose-6-phosphate transaminase (isomerizing) (BUSCO:EOG09260SRF; EggNog:ENOG503NUR2; COG:M; MEROPS:MER0012158), whose protein sequence is MCGIFGYVNYLVEKDRKFIIDTLINGLSRLEYRGYDSAGFAVDGDKKKEVLAFKEVGKVAKLRQLVDESKPDLSKVFDSHVGIAHTRWATHGPPSRLNCHPHRSDPTWEFSIVHNGIITNYKELKTLLEAKGFRFETETDTECIAKLAKYLYDQNRGIGFTDLAKAVISELEGAYGLLIKSVHYPHEVIAARKGSPLVVGVKTQKRMKVDFVDVEYSDDNTPLSAEAASQNVALKKSSVAGGLLSPNGLLGAPDKSLLHRSQSRAFMTDDGLPMPTEFFLSSDPSAIVEHTKKVMYLEDDDIAHIHEGSLHIHRLKKADGSSNVRTIQTLELELQEIMKGKFDHFMQKEIFEQPESVVNTMRGRLDIGNQTVTLGGLRSYIATIRRSRRIIFIACGTSYHSCMAVRGVFEELTEIPIAVELASDFLDRQAPVFRDDTCVFVSQSGETADSLMALRYCLDRGALTVGIVNVVGSSISLLTHCGVHVNAGPEIGVASTKAYTSQFIAMIMFALSLGEDRASKQKRREEIMEGLSKISDQIKSVLSQDQKIKALCESTFRNQKSLLLLGRGSQYSTALEGALKIKEISYLHCEAVMSGELKHGVLALVDENLPIIMILTRDDLFKKSLNAYQQVTARGGKPIVICNEGDEEFSENQAEKIEVPKTVDVLQGILNVIPLQLIAYWLAVLEGLNVDFPRNLAKSVTVE, encoded by the exons ATGTG TGGCATTTTCGGTTACGTGAATTacttggtggaaaaggacaGGAAGTTTATCATTGACACACTCATCAACG GACTTTCCCGTCTCGAGTACAGAGGGTACGACTCGGCCGGTTTTGCCGTCGATggcgacaagaagaaggaagtcCTTGCCTTCAAGGAGGTAGGCAAGGTCGCCAAGCTGAGGcagcttgttgatgagagCAAGCCCGACCTCTCCAAGGTCTTCGACTCCCACGTCGGTATCGCACACACTCGCTGGGCCACCCACggtcccccctcccgtctcAACTGCCACCCCCACAG GTCCGACCCCACATGGGAGTTTTCCATCGTCCACAacggcatcatcaccaactacaaggagctcaagactCTCCTTGAGGCCAAGGGTTTCAGGTTTGAGACCGAGACGGACACAGAATGCATTGCGAAGCTCGCAAAGTATCTCTACGACCAGAACAGGGGCATTGGGTTCACCGATCTCGCCAAGGCCGTTATTAGCGAGCTGGAGGGCGCCTACGGTTTGCTCATCAAGAGCGTGCACTATCCCCATGAGGTGATTGCCGCTCGCAAGGGTTCTCccttggttgttggtgtcaaGACGCAGAAGCGCATGAAGGTCGACTTCGTCGATGTCGAGTACTCGGAtgacaacacccccctctccgccgAAGCCGCCTCCCAGAATGTTGCGCTCAAGAAGTCGTCTGTCGCCGGTGGCCTCCTCTCACCTAACGGCCTGCTTGGAGCCCCCGACAAGTCGCTCCTTCACCGATCGCAGTCCCGCGCCTTCATGACCGATGATGGCCTCCCAATGCCCACCGagttcttcttgtcgtcggaTCCATCGGCCATTGTTGAGCACACCAAGAAGGTGATGTACctcgaggacgatgacatCGCCCACATCCACGAGGGTTCTCTCCACATCCATCGCCTCAAGAAGGCCGATGGAAGCAGCAATGTCCGTACCATCCAGACCCTTGAGCTCGAGCTCCAGGAGATCATGAAGGGCAAGTTCGACCACTTCATGCAAAAGGAAATTTTCGAGCAGCCCGAGTCGGTTGTCAACACCATGCGTGGTCGTCTTGACATCGGCAACCAGACAGTAACACTCGGTGGTCTGAGGAGCTACATCGCCACCATTCGCCGGTCCCGTCGCATTATCTTCATTGCTTGCGGTACTTCCTACCACAGCTGCATGGCTGTCAGGGGTGTTTTTGAGGAGCTTACCGAAATTCCTATTGCCGTTGAGCTTGCCTCCGACTTCCTGGATCGCCAGGCGCCAGTATTCAGAGATGACACCTGCGTCTTTGTGTCCCAGTCTGGTGAAACAGCCGACTCGCTGATGGCTCTCAGATACTGCCTCGACCGCGGTGCCCTGACTGTCGGTATCGTCAATGTTGTTGGCTCCAGCAtttccctcctcacccactgcGGTGTGCACGTCAACGCCGGCCCCGAAATCGGTGTTGCGTCCACCAAGGCCTACACCTCGCAATTCATTGCCATGATCATGTTCGCTCTCTCATTGGGCGAGGACCGCGCTTCCAagcagaagagaagagaggagatTATGGAGGGTCTCTCTAAGATCAGTGACCAGATCAAGTCCGTCCTCTCTCAAGACCAAAAGATCAAGGCTCTCTGCGAGAGCACCTTCAGAAACCAGAAGAGCTTGCTCCTGCTCGGTCGTGGCAGCCAATACAGCACAGCGCTGGAAGGTGccctcaagatcaaggaaaTCAGCTACTTGCACTGCGAGGCCGTCATGAGCGGTGAGCTCAAGCACGGTGTGCTCGCCCTTGTGGACGAGAActtgcccatcatcatgatccTCACACGTGATGATCTCTTCAAGAAGAGCTTGAACGCCTACCAACAAG TTACTGCTCGTGGAGGCAAGCCCATTGTTATCTGCAACGAAGGCGACGAGGAGTTCAGCGAGAACCAGGCCGAGAAGATCGAGGTCCCCAAGACGGTTGATGTTCTCCAGGGTATCCTCAATGTCATCCCATTGCAGCTGATTGCCTACTGGCTCGCTGTTCTCGAGGGTCTCAACGTTGACTTCCCTCGTAACCTGGCTAAGTCGGTTACTGTCGAGTAG